The Porphyrobacter sp. HT-58-2 genome has a window encoding:
- a CDS encoding SDR family oxidoreductase, with translation MGICDGRTVIITGAARGLGRAYALAFAAEGANVVVNDIGTSLGGEGRDTSAADEVVAEIIAASGKAIANYEDVTDWDAAGRIVEAAIAAFGDLHVVVNNAGIVRDRMFVSATIEEWDATMHVHLRGHFCISRHAVNYWRAKQKDGRDPGARIINTTSGAGLQGSIAQAAYSTAKGGIASLTLVQAAELGRYGITANALAPSARTRMTEQAFADKMATQGADFDVMDPANIAPAVVWLGSAESRDVTGCVFELEGGKIMIEDGWREGPVVDKSARWQPEEVGAAVERLLAARTPPRKVWGS, from the coding sequence ATGGGTATCTGCGACGGAAGAACCGTCATCATCACCGGCGCAGCGCGCGGACTGGGGCGGGCCTATGCGCTCGCGTTTGCCGCCGAGGGTGCCAATGTTGTCGTCAACGACATCGGCACCTCATTGGGCGGCGAGGGGCGCGACACTAGCGCCGCCGACGAAGTGGTGGCCGAAATCATCGCTGCCAGCGGCAAGGCGATCGCCAATTACGAGGACGTGACCGACTGGGACGCTGCCGGCCGGATCGTCGAAGCTGCGATCGCCGCCTTTGGTGACCTGCACGTGGTGGTCAACAACGCCGGGATCGTGCGCGACCGGATGTTTGTGTCGGCCACGATCGAGGAATGGGATGCGACCATGCACGTCCACCTGCGCGGGCATTTCTGCATCAGTCGCCATGCCGTGAACTACTGGCGCGCCAAGCAGAAGGACGGGCGCGATCCAGGCGCGCGGATCATCAACACCACCAGCGGCGCAGGGCTTCAGGGCTCGATTGCGCAGGCCGCCTATTCGACCGCCAAGGGCGGCATCGCATCGCTGACGCTGGTACAGGCGGCGGAACTGGGCCGCTACGGGATCACCGCCAATGCCCTCGCCCCTTCGGCACGCACGCGCATGACCGAGCAGGCCTTTGCCGACAAGATGGCGACGCAAGGCGCGGACTTCGACGTGATGGACCCGGCCAATATCGCGCCTGCCGTGGTGTGGCTCGGCAGCGCGGAGAGCCGCGATGTCACCGGCTGCGTGTTCGAACTGGAAGGCGGCAAGATCATGATCGAGGACGGCTGGCGCGAAGGCCCCGTCGTGGACAAGAGCGCGCGCTGGCAGCCGGAGGAAGTGGGCGCAGCGGTGGAGCGGCTGCTCGCCGCGCGTACCCCGCCGCGCAAAGTGTGGGGTAGCTGA
- a CDS encoding alpha/beta fold hydrolase: protein MLAARVPSPVDLSYGEVVVADGTLPIAMAGAIDSGGAPLILLHGWSLDHRMWAPQLEGLAEDFFCVAPDRRGCGQATAPADLAREAEDVIAIADFLGFERFALVGLSRGATVALDVARRYGARLTGLVVSGAPLPALVPREEVIDLEHFRALAEAGDLERLRAEWSRHPLMQTRSPAARGLMFDILADYDARDLITPGEAPGLPREALAMLAVPVLAMTGAHDTPWRRDCARALAAVAPRARHLEIADAGHLANADNPAAFNAAITQFLQPRANA from the coding sequence ATGCTTGCCGCGCGCGTCCCTTCTCCGGTCGATCTGTCCTATGGCGAGGTCGTCGTTGCGGACGGCACGCTACCCATCGCCATGGCGGGCGCCATAGATTCTGGGGGCGCGCCGCTGATCCTGCTCCATGGCTGGAGCCTCGATCACCGCATGTGGGCGCCCCAGCTTGAGGGGCTGGCGGAGGACTTTTTCTGCGTTGCGCCCGACCGGCGCGGCTGTGGCCAGGCCACCGCCCCCGCTGATTTGGCGCGCGAGGCCGAGGACGTGATCGCCATCGCCGATTTCCTCGGTTTCGAGCGGTTCGCGCTGGTCGGCCTGTCGCGCGGGGCGACGGTCGCGCTCGATGTGGCGCGGCGTTACGGCGCGCGGCTGACCGGGCTGGTGGTATCCGGCGCACCGCTCCCGGCGCTGGTCCCGCGCGAGGAAGTGATCGATCTTGAACATTTCCGTGCGCTGGCCGAGGCGGGCGATCTGGAGCGCCTGCGCGCGGAATGGTCGCGTCATCCGCTGATGCAGACCCGTTCCCCCGCCGCCCGCGGGTTGATGTTCGACATCCTTGCCGATTACGATGCGCGCGATCTGATCACGCCGGGTGAGGCTCCGGGCCTCCCGCGTGAGGCCCTGGCGATGCTGGCGGTGCCGGTGCTGGCGATGACGGGCGCGCATGACACGCCCTGGCGGCGCGATTGCGCGCGGGCGCTCGCGGCAGTCGCCCCGCGCGCGCGTCATCTTGAAATCGCCGATGCGGGCCACCTCGCCAATGCCGACAACCCGGCCGCGTTCAACGCTGCCATCACGCAATTTCTTCAACCAAGGGCCAACGCATGA
- a CDS encoding acetyl-CoA C-acetyltransferase, which translates to MPEAYIIDAVRSPMGRKKGSLAALHPADLAAHPLRALFDRNSIDPGAVDDCVWGCCDTIGPQAGDIGRTAWLVAGLPQHVPGTTVDRQCGSSQQAVHFAAQGVMSGTQDLVVAGGSQAMNAIPISAAMYAGQPYGFDNPFNTSPGWVARYGDGLLNQIASAQMIADKWGISREDMEEFAVASHARAHAATTGGAFAREIAPLEGLEQDETIRPGTTLEGLAALNPVGGKGTITAGVASQNCDGSAALLIASERAVKEHGLKPRARIHHLSVRADDPVWMLTAPIPATRHALAKAGMRVEDIDLFECNEAFASVPLAWMKELGIPHDRVNLRGGAIALGHPLGGTGARLMTTLLHALEDTGGRYGLQTMCEGGGQANVTIIERL; encoded by the coding sequence TTGCCTGAAGCTTACATCATCGACGCCGTGCGCAGCCCGATGGGCCGCAAGAAGGGCTCGCTCGCCGCGCTGCACCCGGCCGATCTCGCCGCGCACCCCTTGCGCGCCCTGTTTGACCGCAACAGCATCGATCCCGGCGCGGTCGATGATTGCGTGTGGGGGTGCTGCGATACCATCGGGCCGCAAGCCGGCGATATCGGACGCACTGCATGGCTCGTCGCGGGGCTCCCCCAGCACGTGCCCGGCACCACGGTTGACCGGCAGTGCGGATCGAGCCAGCAGGCGGTCCACTTTGCTGCCCAGGGCGTGATGAGCGGGACGCAGGACCTTGTCGTGGCGGGCGGAAGTCAGGCGATGAACGCCATCCCCATTTCGGCGGCGATGTATGCGGGGCAGCCCTATGGCTTCGACAACCCCTTCAACACCTCGCCCGGCTGGGTCGCACGCTATGGCGACGGGCTCTTGAACCAGATCGCGTCGGCCCAGATGATCGCCGACAAGTGGGGCATTTCCCGCGAGGATATGGAAGAATTCGCCGTCGCTTCGCACGCGCGCGCCCATGCCGCCACAACCGGCGGCGCCTTCGCCCGCGAGATCGCGCCGCTCGAAGGGCTGGAGCAGGATGAAACGATCCGCCCCGGCACCACGCTGGAAGGGCTCGCCGCACTCAATCCAGTCGGCGGCAAAGGCACCATCACTGCCGGGGTCGCCAGCCAGAACTGCGACGGTTCGGCCGCGCTGCTGATCGCCAGCGAGCGCGCGGTGAAGGAGCACGGTCTCAAACCGCGCGCGCGCATCCACCACCTTTCGGTGCGTGCCGATGATCCGGTGTGGATGCTCACCGCGCCGATCCCCGCGACCCGGCACGCCCTCGCCAAGGCCGGGATGCGGGTGGAGGATATCGACCTGTTCGAATGCAACGAAGCCTTCGCCTCCGTGCCGCTGGCGTGGATGAAGGAGCTCGGCATTCCGCACGACAGGGTCAACCTGCGGGGCGGGGCGATCGCGCTCGGCCACCCGCTCGGCGGCACCGGCGCGCGGCTGATGACGACGCTGCTTCACGCGCTGGAGGACACCGGCGGGCGCTATGGCCTCCAGACCATGTGTGAAGGCGGCGGGCAGGCCAACGTGACGATCATCGAAAGGCTGTGA
- a CDS encoding MaoC family dehydratase yields the protein MPTLFESPRNLIGAEGTQLGPTEWLAIDQARVDGFAEVTEDRQWIHVDVERAKTGPFGGTIAHGYLTMSLVNHFLPQLIEVRGFTHAVNVGADRLRFLNPVRVGARIRGRGEIVGVEEVKGAVQSVVRVTVEIEGADKPACVVDTISRYYPEA from the coding sequence ATGCCCACACTGTTTGAAAGCCCGCGCAATCTCATCGGTGCCGAAGGGACACAGCTTGGCCCGACCGAATGGCTCGCCATCGATCAGGCGCGGGTCGACGGCTTTGCCGAAGTGACCGAGGATCGCCAGTGGATCCACGTCGATGTCGAACGCGCCAAGACCGGCCCCTTCGGCGGCACCATCGCGCATGGCTATCTGACCATGAGCCTCGTCAACCACTTCCTGCCGCAACTCATTGAAGTGCGCGGCTTCACCCATGCGGTGAATGTCGGCGCGGACCGGCTGCGCTTCCTCAATCCGGTGCGCGTGGGCGCACGCATCCGCGGTCGGGGCGAGATCGTCGGCGTCGAGGAAGTGAAGGGCGCGGTGCAATCGGTGGTGCGGGTCACGGTCGAGATAGAGGGCGCGGACAAGCCCGCCTGCGTGGTCGACACCATCAGCCGCTATTACCCGGAGGCCTGA
- the wrbA gene encoding NAD(P)H:quinone oxidoreductase: protein MTKVLVLYYSSYGHIEAMAAAVAEGAASVPGTEVVVKRVPELVPEEVAKGAGIKLDQAAPLADPNELADYDAIIFGTPTRFGNMAAQMRNFLDQTGGLWFAKALVGKVGSVFVSTASQHGGQETTITSFHTTLLHHGMVIVGLPYTFEGNSEMGEISGGTPYGASTLAGNDGSRMPSDNELAGARFQGAHVAKIAAKLAA, encoded by the coding sequence ATGACCAAAGTGCTGGTGCTCTACTATTCGAGCTATGGCCATATCGAGGCGATGGCTGCTGCGGTTGCCGAAGGCGCTGCCAGCGTCCCCGGCACCGAGGTCGTCGTCAAGCGCGTTCCCGAACTGGTGCCTGAAGAGGTCGCCAAGGGTGCGGGGATCAAGCTCGATCAGGCGGCCCCCCTTGCCGACCCGAACGAGCTTGCCGATTATGACGCGATCATCTTCGGCACCCCCACCCGCTTCGGCAACATGGCAGCGCAGATGCGCAACTTCCTCGACCAGACCGGCGGGCTTTGGTTCGCCAAGGCGCTGGTCGGCAAGGTGGGGAGCGTGTTCGTTTCCACCGCCAGCCAGCACGGCGGGCAGGAGACGACCATCACCTCGTTCCACACCACCTTGCTGCATCATGGCATGGTGATCGTCGGCCTGCCCTACACCTTCGAGGGCAATAGCGAGATGGGCGAGATCAGCGGCGGCACCCCCTATGGCGCCTCGACGCTGGCGGGCAATGACGGTAGCCGCATGCCGAGCGACAACGAACTCGCCGGCGCGCGTTTCCAAGGGGCGCACGTCGCGAAGATCGCTGCCAAGCTGGCTGCCTGA
- a CDS encoding FadD3 family acyl-CoA ligase, producing the protein MSALPATIPHAAAAAARRWGNELALIEGNTRFTFAELWDECRRTASALLERGVTRGDRIAIWAPNRREWVIAAVAAQACGAAIVPLNTRLKGREAGDILRRTHARMLFAVTDFLGIDYPALLADEALPDLAETILMDRDWDAFLATGKGAGDARIDASLAGLTADDLSDIMFTSGTTGQPKGVLMTHGRIIPQVGVWIGNTGLAKGERYLIANPFFHSFGMKVGWVACLIAGAVMVPMPQFDTAEAARLIAQERIAFLPGPPTIFQMLLAERERAPFDTSSLRGGTTGAATVPPVLVERIRTELGMRDIITAYGMTECVNITSCRPGDPVELIAGTCGAAIPGNEVIIADEDGRELPRGETGEIWVRGIGVMQGYLDDPAATAEAIDADGWLNTGDVGTMDANGYVRITDRKKDMFISGGFNVYPAEVEKLLAAHPAIGMAAVIGVRDERMGEVGKAFVVLRPGAQAEAGELLGWARENMANYKVPRHIAFVDDLPRNAAGKVSKIDLARD; encoded by the coding sequence ATGAGCGCCTTGCCCGCCACGATCCCGCACGCCGCCGCGGCTGCCGCGCGGCGCTGGGGCAATGAACTCGCGCTGATCGAGGGGAACACGCGCTTTACCTTTGCCGAGCTATGGGACGAATGCCGCCGCACAGCCTCAGCGCTGCTTGAACGCGGCGTGACCCGCGGCGACCGGATCGCGATCTGGGCGCCCAACCGCCGCGAATGGGTGATCGCCGCCGTCGCCGCGCAGGCCTGCGGGGCAGCGATCGTGCCGCTCAACACCCGCCTCAAAGGGCGGGAGGCGGGTGATATCCTGCGCCGCACTCATGCGCGGATGTTGTTCGCGGTGACCGACTTCCTCGGCATCGACTATCCGGCGCTGCTGGCCGACGAGGCGCTGCCCGATCTGGCCGAGACGATCCTGATGGACCGCGACTGGGACGCCTTCCTCGCCACCGGCAAGGGCGCAGGCGACGCGCGCATCGACGCCAGCCTTGCGGGCCTCACCGCCGATGACCTGTCCGACATCATGTTCACCAGCGGCACCACCGGCCAGCCCAAGGGCGTGCTGATGACCCATGGACGGATCATCCCGCAGGTCGGGGTGTGGATCGGCAATACTGGTCTTGCGAAAGGCGAGCGTTATCTCATCGCCAATCCGTTCTTTCACAGCTTCGGGATGAAGGTCGGTTGGGTCGCCTGCCTGATCGCGGGCGCGGTGATGGTGCCGATGCCGCAGTTCGATACCGCCGAGGCTGCGCGCCTGATTGCGCAGGAACGCATCGCCTTCCTCCCCGGCCCGCCGACGATCTTCCAGATGCTGCTGGCCGAGCGGGAGCGCGCGCCGTTCGACACCTCCTCGCTGAGGGGCGGCACCACCGGGGCGGCGACAGTGCCCCCGGTACTGGTCGAGCGCATCCGCACCGAGCTCGGCATGCGCGACATCATTACCGCCTATGGCATGACCGAATGCGTCAACATCACCTCGTGCCGCCCCGGCGATCCGGTGGAGCTGATCGCGGGCACCTGCGGCGCGGCGATCCCGGGCAACGAAGTGATCATCGCGGACGAGGACGGGCGGGAACTGCCGCGCGGGGAGACCGGCGAAATCTGGGTGCGCGGGATCGGGGTGATGCAGGGCTATCTCGACGATCCTGCCGCCACCGCCGAGGCAATCGACGCCGACGGCTGGCTCAACACCGGCGATGTCGGGACGATGGACGCGAACGGCTATGTGCGCATCACCGACCGCAAGAAGGACATGTTCATCTCGGGCGGGTTCAACGTCTATCCTGCCGAGGTCGAAAAGCTGCTCGCGGCGCATCCCGCGATCGGCATGGCGGCGGTGATCGGCGTGCGGGACGAACGCATGGGCGAGGTCGGCAAGGCCTTCGTCGTCCTGCGCCCCGGCGCGCAAGCCGAGGCGGGCGAGTTGCTCGGCTGGGCGCGAGAGAACATGGCCAACTACAAGGTGCCGCGCCACATCGCCTTCGTCGATGATCTGCCGCGCAATGCCGCTGGCAAGGTATCCAAGATCGATCTGGCGCGCGATTGA
- a CDS encoding nuclear transport factor 2 family protein, whose amino-acid sequence MLDTDRMVAAVEAYVASYNRGDLDGVCAVFAEDAMVEDPVGTPPRVGQAALREFFAVGIAAGARLTLDGPVRCAAGHAAFAFHVDLHWDGADTRIDVIDVFAFDAEGKVAGMKAYFGPANMGAA is encoded by the coding sequence ATGCTGGACACTGACCGGATGGTGGCGGCCGTAGAGGCCTATGTAGCCAGCTATAATCGCGGCGATCTCGACGGAGTCTGCGCGGTGTTCGCCGAGGACGCGATGGTCGAGGACCCGGTCGGCACCCCGCCCCGCGTCGGCCAGGCGGCTCTGCGCGAATTCTTCGCGGTCGGGATCGCCGCGGGCGCGCGCCTGACACTCGACGGGCCTGTGCGCTGCGCCGCCGGTCATGCCGCCTTTGCCTTCCATGTCGATCTGCATTGGGACGGCGCCGATACCCGGATCGACGTGATCGATGTCTTCGCCTTTGATGCCGAAGGCAAGGTCGCAGGAATGAAGGCCTATTTCGGCCCTGCCAACATGGGGGCGGCATGA
- a CDS encoding SDR family oxidoreductase: MSLTPAYPPPRDLLKGKTVVVTAAAGTGIGFAVAKRAAEEGARVLVSDFHERRLGEAADRIAAEVGCERPLTCLCDVTRQEDVDALRDAALAGLGHVDVLINNAGLGGEVSVTEMTDEQWHRVLDVTLTSVMRMTRAFLPPMQARQTGAIVNNASVLGWRAQKGQAHYAAAKAGVMAFTRCSALEAAEHSVRINAVAPSIAMHAFLAKVTSDELLADLAAREAFGRPAEVWEVANAMIFLASDLASYMTGEVLSVSSQRA, translated from the coding sequence ATGAGCCTGACACCCGCCTATCCGCCGCCGCGTGATCTTCTCAAGGGCAAGACGGTGGTGGTGACCGCCGCCGCCGGAACGGGCATTGGCTTTGCCGTCGCCAAGCGCGCCGCAGAGGAAGGCGCGCGGGTGCTGGTCTCGGACTTCCACGAGCGCCGTCTGGGCGAAGCGGCCGACCGGATCGCGGCCGAAGTCGGGTGCGAGCGGCCGCTCACCTGCCTGTGCGACGTCACCCGGCAGGAGGATGTCGATGCTTTGCGCGATGCGGCGCTGGCGGGGCTCGGCCATGTCGATGTGCTGATCAACAATGCGGGCCTCGGCGGCGAGGTGTCGGTCACGGAAATGACCGACGAACAATGGCACCGCGTGCTCGACGTGACGCTCACCAGCGTGATGCGCATGACCCGCGCTTTCCTCCCTCCGATGCAGGCCCGCCAGACCGGCGCAATCGTGAACAATGCCTCTGTGCTCGGCTGGCGCGCGCAGAAGGGACAGGCGCATTATGCCGCCGCCAAGGCCGGAGTGATGGCCTTCACCCGTTGCTCCGCGCTCGAAGCCGCCGAACATAGCGTGCGGATCAATGCCGTCGCGCCGTCGATCGCGATGCACGCGTTTCTGGCGAAAGTGACGAGCGACGAACTGCTCGCCGATCTCGCCGCGCGCGAGGCTTTCGGCCGCCCGGCCGAGGTGTGGGAAGTCGCCAATGCGATGATCTTCCTCGCCTCCGACCTCGCCAGCTACATGACCGGCGAGGTGCTGTCCGTGTCGAGCCAGAGGGCCTGA
- a CDS encoding VOC family protein yields MTKILANRLHHTAYVTKDLEATRAFYEDVLGFPLMATYCEKDELFGKERTYCHVFFELADGSALAFFQFADPEDQAEFGPDIPSSPFIHIALHVDKDGQDELARRIAAAGITEPQTYVLEHGYCKSLYVTDPNGMILEFTHDDPRAEPLDAERRASAHAELKRWLAGDHHNNNPFRAEEAA; encoded by the coding sequence ATGACGAAGATTCTGGCCAACCGCCTCCACCACACCGCCTATGTGACCAAGGACCTTGAGGCCACCCGCGCCTTCTACGAGGACGTGCTCGGCTTCCCGCTGATGGCGACCTATTGCGAGAAGGACGAGCTGTTCGGCAAGGAGCGCACCTATTGCCACGTGTTCTTCGAACTGGCCGATGGCAGCGCGCTCGCCTTCTTCCAGTTTGCCGACCCTGAAGATCAGGCCGAATTCGGCCCCGACATTCCCTCCAGCCCCTTCATCCACATTGCGCTGCACGTGGACAAGGACGGGCAGGACGAGCTCGCCCGCCGCATCGCCGCGGCCGGGATCACCGAGCCGCAGACCTATGTGCTGGAGCATGGCTACTGCAAATCGCTTTATGTGACGGATCCCAACGGGATGATCCTCGAATTCACCCATGATGATCCGCGCGCCGAGCCGCTGGACGCCGAGCGCCGCGCCAGCGCGCACGCCGAACTTAAGCGCTGGCTGGCCGGGGATCATCACAACAACAACCCCTTCCGCGCCGAAGAAGCGGCGTGA
- a CDS encoding cobalamin-independent methionine synthase II family protein, with product MTTRFATTHVGSLPRPEALLDLVFKREGGEAVLEADFAAAVEEATAYVIRRQIEAGISIVNDGEQSKPSYATYIKHRLSGFGGEAGQYEFADLEAFPGAKAQVFGNKGRAKRSAPACTAPITVIDMDAPRIDAERLVRLANGHATFMSAASPGVTALFFPNQYYASDEEYVFALAEGLRHEYETIAAAGITLQVDCPDLAMGRHVQFTHLSTEEFRKRIGMNIAALNHALQNIPAEQLRMHLCWGNYPGPHHCDVALDEIADIVWSAKPQTVLLEGANPRHAHEFAFFERNPLPDDKILCPGMVEPQSPYIEHPELIAQRIGRYADLLGAERVMAGVDCGFSVHAGSNALDPEIVWAKLAALAEGAEIAGKRY from the coding sequence ATGACCACCCGCTTTGCCACCACCCATGTCGGCAGCCTGCCGCGCCCTGAGGCCCTGCTCGACCTTGTGTTCAAGCGCGAAGGCGGTGAGGCGGTGTTGGAGGCCGATTTCGCCGCGGCGGTGGAAGAGGCCACGGCCTATGTCATCCGTCGCCAGATCGAGGCGGGCATCTCCATCGTCAACGACGGTGAGCAGTCCAAGCCCAGCTACGCCACTTATATCAAGCACCGCCTGTCGGGCTTCGGGGGCGAGGCGGGGCAGTATGAATTTGCCGACCTCGAAGCCTTCCCGGGCGCCAAGGCGCAGGTGTTCGGCAACAAGGGCCGCGCCAAGCGTTCTGCCCCCGCCTGCACCGCACCGATCACCGTGATCGACATGGACGCCCCGCGTATCGACGCAGAACGCCTCGTCCGGCTGGCGAATGGCCACGCCACCTTCATGTCGGCAGCGTCCCCCGGCGTGACCGCGCTGTTCTTCCCCAACCAGTATTACGCCAGTGACGAGGAATATGTCTTCGCCCTCGCCGAAGGGCTGCGCCACGAATACGAAACCATCGCGGCCGCCGGGATCACCTTGCAGGTCGACTGCCCCGATCTCGCGATGGGCCGCCATGTGCAGTTTACCCACCTCTCCACTGAGGAGTTCCGCAAGCGCATCGGCATGAACATCGCCGCGCTGAACCATGCGCTGCAGAACATTCCGGCAGAGCAGCTGCGAATGCACCTGTGCTGGGGCAATTATCCCGGCCCGCACCACTGTGACGTGGCGCTTGATGAAATCGCGGACATCGTCTGGAGCGCCAAACCCCAGACCGTGCTGCTGGAAGGCGCGAACCCGCGCCACGCGCATGAATTCGCTTTCTTCGAGCGAAACCCCTTGCCCGACGACAAGATCCTGTGCCCCGGCATGGTCGAGCCGCAGTCGCCCTATATCGAGCACCCCGAGCTGATCGCCCAGCGCATCGGCCGCTATGCCGATCTGCTGGGAGCCGAGCGCGTGATGGCAGGCGTCGATTGCGGCTTTTCGGTCCACGCGGGCAGCAATGCGCTCGATCCCGAAATCGTCTGGGCCAAGCTCGCCGCGCTCGCCGAAGGAGCCGAGATCGCGGGCAAGCGCTACTGA
- a CDS encoding acyl-CoA dehydrogenase family protein, producing MKLGFTPAEEEFRAECAEWLNTQMAGEFADIRGITTLTEKAERRKEWEQHLGAHGWGCIGWPKEWGGRDATLAQQVIFAEEYARAGVPGRVNHIGIELAGPTLLALGTDEQKRRFLPDIASGKTIFCQGFSEPNAGSDLASVRTKARLENGEWIVDGQKIWTSLAHISDWIFVVTRSEEGSKGPKGLTFLMMELDQPGIEIRPIRQINGDAEFNETFFDGARCPADSLIGAVGDGWRVAMTLLSFERGVSTLGQQMAFRNELDAIIAASKENGAAKDPLIRQRIAKAEIGLRLMRYGALRMLSNTDHASVDGAALTYKIQWASWRRSLGELAMEVLGQAGEVTDHDGYEWPMLPNLFLYSRADTIYGGTNQIQRNLIAERGLGLPREPRGDA from the coding sequence ATGAAACTGGGATTTACGCCTGCGGAGGAGGAGTTCCGCGCTGAATGTGCCGAATGGCTCAATACGCAGATGGCGGGCGAATTCGCCGACATCAGAGGCATCACCACGCTCACCGAAAAGGCCGAGCGGCGCAAGGAATGGGAACAGCATCTCGGCGCGCATGGCTGGGGCTGTATCGGCTGGCCCAAGGAATGGGGCGGGCGCGATGCGACCCTTGCCCAGCAGGTGATCTTTGCCGAGGAATATGCCCGCGCGGGCGTGCCGGGGCGGGTCAACCATATCGGTATCGAACTTGCCGGGCCGACGCTGCTGGCGCTCGGCACCGACGAACAGAAGCGCCGCTTCCTGCCTGATATCGCTTCGGGTAAGACGATCTTCTGTCAGGGCTTTTCCGAGCCCAACGCCGGTTCCGACCTCGCCAGCGTGCGCACCAAGGCGCGGCTCGAGAACGGCGAGTGGATCGTCGACGGCCAGAAGATCTGGACCAGCCTTGCGCATATCTCGGACTGGATCTTTGTCGTCACCCGGTCCGAGGAGGGATCAAAGGGGCCGAAGGGCCTTACCTTCCTGATGATGGAACTGGATCAGCCCGGCATCGAAATCCGCCCGATCCGCCAGATCAACGGCGATGCGGAATTCAACGAGACCTTCTTCGACGGCGCGCGTTGCCCGGCGGACAGCCTGATCGGCGCGGTCGGCGATGGCTGGCGGGTGGCGATGACGCTGCTGAGCTTCGAGCGCGGGGTTTCGACGCTGGGCCAGCAGATGGCGTTCAGAAACGAACTCGATGCGATTATCGCCGCCTCCAAGGAAAACGGCGCGGCGAAGGATCCGCTGATCCGCCAGCGCATCGCCAAGGCAGAAATCGGCCTGCGCCTGATGCGTTACGGCGCGCTCAGGATGCTCTCGAACACCGATCACGCGAGCGTCGATGGCGCGGCGCTGACCTACAAGATCCAGTGGGCAAGCTGGCGCCGCAGCCTCGGAGAGCTGGCGATGGAGGTGCTCGGGCAGGCGGGCGAGGTTACGGATCATGACGGCTACGAATGGCCGATGCTGCCCAACCTGTTCCTCTATTCGCGGGCCGACACGATCTATGGCGGGACCAACCAGATCCAGCGCAACCTGATCGCCGAACGGGGTCTCGGCCTGCCCCGCGAACCGAGGGGGGACGCATGA
- a CDS encoding acyl-CoA dehydrogenase family protein, producing MDFVFTDEQRMIAETAQTFFAENATSERTRAAMATDGIDHALWQAFCQELGLSGIGIPEAAGGAGLGLVELAIIAEAAGAQVAALPMLGSLALVAQAIAAGGSEAQRSEWLPALLSGETIAAHVEADDLVAEGDSLTGSSAFVAHGSAAGLLLVSGAGGSWLVRADAPGVSITAQTTMDQTRPFARVELAGAEGEPLADPHAAAKAATEAGLVTLAADGLGLAQAALDRTVAYARDRVQFGRAIGSFQAYKHRLADMMVEIEQARSAVYWAACAVDEGSEEAALALHAAKSFCADTAFRCAGDMIQLHGGIGFTWEHDAHLFFKRARALQTLLGKNDWHREQIAAMVLGETA from the coding sequence ATGGATTTCGTGTTCACCGACGAACAACGCATGATCGCGGAGACGGCGCAGACCTTCTTCGCCGAGAATGCCACCTCCGAACGCACCCGCGCGGCGATGGCGACGGACGGGATCGACCATGCCCTGTGGCAGGCCTTCTGTCAGGAGCTTGGCCTGTCGGGCATCGGCATTCCCGAAGCGGCGGGCGGCGCGGGGCTGGGCCTTGTCGAACTGGCGATCATCGCCGAGGCGGCGGGCGCGCAGGTCGCCGCGCTGCCGATGCTCGGCTCGCTGGCACTGGTGGCGCAGGCGATTGCCGCAGGAGGGAGCGAGGCGCAGCGTAGCGAGTGGCTCCCCGCCCTGCTCTCGGGCGAGACCATCGCCGCCCATGTCGAAGCCGATGATCTGGTGGCAGAGGGCGACAGCCTGACCGGCTCCAGCGCCTTTGTTGCTCATGGCAGCGCCGCCGGGCTGCTGCTGGTCAGCGGGGCGGGCGGCAGCTGGCTGGTGCGCGCCGATGCGCCGGGCGTGAGCATCACCGCCCAAACCACCATGGACCAAACCCGTCCCTTTGCGCGTGTCGAGCTGGCCGGAGCCGAAGGCGAACCCCTCGCCGACCCGCACGCAGCCGCCAAGGCTGCGACCGAGGCTGGCCTCGTCACGCTGGCTGCCGATGGCCTTGGCCTCGCGCAGGCCGCGCTCGATCGCACTGTCGCCTATGCCCGCGACCGCGTGCAGTTCGGCCGCGCGATCGGATCGTTTCAGGCCTACAAGCACCGCCTCGCGGACATGATGGTCGAAATCGAGCAGGCCCGCTCGGCGGTCTACTGGGCTGCCTGCGCGGTGGACGAGGGATCAGAGGAAGCTGCCCTCGCACTCCACGCCGCCAAGAGCTTCTGCGCCGACACCGCCTTTCGCTGCGCCGGGGACATGATCCAGCTGCACGGCGGCATCGGCTTCACCTGGGAACACGACGCCCACCTGTTCTTCAAGCGCGCCCGCGCGCTGCAGACGCTGCTGGGCAAGAACGACTGGCACCGCGAGCAGATCGCCGCGATGGTGCTCGGAGAGACGGCATGA